The Panicum hallii strain FIL2 chromosome 5, PHallii_v3.1, whole genome shotgun sequence genome contains the following window.
GCACGGAGTACCATAAGTAAGAACAGCTTACGTGCAGAAGTCCAATTACATCAGAGGCTCAATATCAGCCTTGAGAAATTGCAATAGCACTGCACAGTTGAACAATGGAGCCATCACGCCACGTCAAGCATTTCAAACACAACACACAGCACTTTTCCAGTTAGTCATCAGCCAGCATATACTTAAATTAGACATTCTACAGCTATACACAAACATGAACACCAATCCACGATGCATAACAAATTAAATACAAAACAAGGGTACAAAGTACAGACAACCAGCTGATGCATCATGCAGCTTGTACACGCACATCACATGCAAAGTCAGACAACACCAGAACATGATACAACAAAAGCTATTACATGACAACAGCGAGTTAAACAGAGTTCGACACAACAAGTTACGCCTCTACAAGACAAATATCAGAATAACAATCAGTTCACAATCTCAGCCAACAATACGCCTACAGTTACTACACTCACGATAGATGGAGCCTGAATCTGTCCATCTAACCTATGACCCTTCAGCCTTGACCAGTGCAGAACTTGGTGCATCCTTGGCAGCAGGTGAGTACTGGAGCCAGTCTTTCGCACAGACAAGTGCCTCCACAATCTCAGGACGAAGAGAGCTTCTATAGTCATCGAGCATGTGACTTCCTGTTCCAGCAGTGAATATGGAGCTGCCACTGCTTACCATGGACATTGGAATAGCCAAGATATCACGGGCCATTTTAGAGAGGGTTGGAAATTTGACTGTGTTAAGCTTCCACCAGTTCAGAATATCAAACTCCTGCATACGTGGAGTGAGTGATTCATCCAGGTACTGTTCCAGTTCAGATTTTGAGGGTTGGCTACTCTGGATCTCAGAAAGGTACATATCGAAGTCTAGAAGCCCATCACCAGTGGAACCAGGAGCTCCTTGACTGTTATTTGCATTGGCTGGCCCATTATTCGCTTCACCTTGCTCAGCATAGGCTGGGGTCAGTGGGAGTGGCTGAGCGACATATTCCTTATACAGCTCATGCACAGCATCATTGACCACCTTAACATACTTTTCAACCTCAGCCCCATAAATCTTGGAGTAACTGAACTCAACAAGCTTCATCTTGAAACGTGGATCCATGACGACAGCAATGGCTAGCACAAGGCTGCAATCTTTCCAGTACTTGTCAAACCTCTCATGCATATCTTTGGCGATGCTACTGAAAACGGGATCTTCATGTCCTGTGCCATTTGATAGTTCTAGCTGAAGTTTCCAGGCTTCATGGAAGAAAAGGTTTGAAGTTGGGTTTGTTGATGCCATGATGCTATGCGCAGAGTCATATAGCAGTTTCAGGTAAGTACAGGCAGCCTCAACTTTCTTCCAATCCTCTCCTGAAGGAGCTTCATTGTAGTTATCATCACAGGTCTCAAGTGTAGTGAAAGCCTGCTTATAATCCAAGGCAGCCAGTAACATCAGATAAGTGGTGTTCCACTGGGTTGTGACATCCAGACAGAGGGTCTTCGTACTGGGAATCTCCAGCTGCAGAGCAATCTCAGCAAACTTCTCTTCACGGGCAGAAGAGGCTTTTATGAATTTTATGCTTTCACGGATATTGTAGATAACACCGTGAATTGAAGCAATGACGTCTTGTGCGACAGCATTAAGGATGTGGGCATAGCACCTCACAACAAACAGCTGTCCCTTAAGCATGAGATTGTTCTTGTTGGAGAGATAATCCCTCAGATTTGCACTGTAGATGTCATGTGAGGAACATTCATTATCCAATGTGATGGTAAATAGTTTGTCCTTCATATTCCAGTCAGAAAGGGTCATGCTAATCGCTTCACTAAGTGCATTCTCTGAATGAGGAGATGACACCATCATGAAACTAAGCATTCTTCGGTGTACTTTCCACTCAGAGTCGATAAACTGCCCTGCAAGTGAAACATAGCCAAGAGTCTGACTCGTAGTCCACAATCCTATGGTGAGGCTGATCCTTCCAGGCATAGTGTTGAATGCTTGAAGCAGATTCACTTTTTCTTTCTGATAAACAGCATACACCTCTCCTTCCATCGTATCAACATCCACAATCTTGAAACGTGGCTGCAGGCTCTCAATAAAAGTTCCGAATGCCGGCTGTTGAACAATGTGAAGCGGGTAGTCATGCTGAATGATCATCTTCGCCAGGTAGGAGCAACTGCGGTCTTGATCAAAAGCAGCATTTGCATAACCAGTATATCTGTATCGTCTCTTGGTTCGCCGCTCCACAGTTCCCTCACCATCATTGTCAGTACCTCCTGCTGAAGGCAGTGCCAGCCTCTGCTCTTGATTCTTTATCTTAGGACAAGAACCCAAGGTGATGTGCCTCTTGAGATGGCTAGTCCCAGCAATCTTTGAGCCAGAGCTGTAAGCAAAGGTTTGCTTACAGAGATTGCAGCATGCCCGTGTGGCCCCTCCAGCGACTTCTTCAATAGTGAAGTGCTCCCATACCAAGGACTTCTTTCTTCTCCGTCTGATTCCAGTCCGAGGGGTCGTTTCCTCAGCAACGACCAACTCATTTCCTTGTACGAAATCATCATCATGGGCCAGCTCATCACCTTGATTGATTTCTTCGCCTTGTATCAACTCATCAGCTTGAGCCATATCTTCAGTATGGACCAATTCATCTGCTTGGACGGCCTCATCATTGAGAGCAACCTCATTTTCTTGGGCCACCTGAGTGTCATTGGCGGTTTCCTCAGCCATGCCGATAGGCTAGAAGCTGAACCCGTGAAGTCTGTCAGATATATAGCATGGTAAAATCAGGACATCGTCAAAATGCTAAAATGGTAGCAAAATAAACTTCAATACATTAATATTAGTGAAACAGATCAATATACTCACAACATGACAAATAGATCGTAATTTCACAATATAAAGATCTAGTCAAATGCAAGCAATATTTTACACATGTATCAATATAGTGTGTATCAATGCACAGCCTCCTAGAGATCCAACAGAATCTAGCCCAAGCGCGTGCAATTCTATGAACTCAAAAGCAAAAAGTAATTATAACGTGACAGAGAGATGATCCGGAGCAAGAGAGGAAGGGAACACATCCGAGTTTGCGAGTGGAGGGGAGAGTTTACAGGATGTGGTAGGTGGTGGCTTAGATCCGGAATCCGGACTAGCTTCGCAGAGCAGCGAGCAGGTGTGTTAGATCTTGTTTGTTGTCGATGGAACCCAAGAATGCCTGTCAATTCAAAATGAACAGAACAAATAAAATCATGAGAGGTATAATTTCATCACATCAGATCACTTGATAGTTTCAAGGATAAACTTAAATGGAACTAATCGGTCATGTAAATTCTCAAAGTTGTCATGACAAACTACACAAGACATCAGATATTTTGCATATTTATAATGATAGGTTCCGTTGTTTACAGCAGCAGTAAGCCAGTAACCAACAATAAATTTACAAGACAGGATTCAGAGACCACCTGAATGCAATTTTTTTTCCAAAAGCTATACGATAATTGTATTATATAAGTAAACTAGATAATATAAAGATGGCTTTTTTCAATCACTAAAACATAGGACAGTACATGTAAGAATCGGATTATGTTGCACATATGGAACATTGCAAGCAATATTTTACACATGTATCAATAAAGCATTAGAAATGCAATGGAAAAGCGGACACACAATGTCAACGAACCAGGCAAAGCAAAAGGCTTAATGCACATGGTTGAATATGCGCAAGAGCCGCATGTTGTAACAGAAAGCACATACAAGCCCGAAGGATAGCACCTTGGTAGAACGACAGGGACTTTGCACACAAGTAGCTGAAGAACAAAATGCCTCCACCTCATGTACTGTAGCCTTTAGGGGGAAAAAAACAGAACCATGCTCATCTCATCCTTTGCACAACCAGTGGTGGTGGTACTGGTACTAACTTCCTAGCATCGAACCTAGCTGGGCTATCGGACACTGGACTCATCTCAACCATTGAAGCATGACCACCATCGGCCAGGCACAAGATTCACAAAGATACTGTAGACACGGTATCATTAGCTCCAGCTGCTCTACTCAAAACCTATGGATATCTCGACAGAATTTCAGCTTCGAGCGCCATAAAGTGTGGTAGTACTTACTCTCTACCTCAATATCTAAACCAAGACAACACCCGTATACTGCAGGTAGGTTACATTTCACCTCAACAAAGAAGTCAAACGGCCAATCTAAGCCACGCGAAACCCAGAGTAAATCCCCCCTTGCGAAACGAAAAGGCCACCGAATTTCCGTGTCCCCCAGATTCCCccgaaggaaaagaagaagtaaTCGGAGCACTCAAAAGCCCAGAGAGAAAATTAGTTTCCGCGAAAATTCGCGCCAGATCTAGACCCATTTCCCCGGAACCCGCTCAGCGGAGCCCTCGCGCCCCTGCAGATCCGACGAACCGAGCGCGCCAACACACACCAGCTCGAACTGGAACCACCAGATCCAAACCCCGAACGCAGAAATTCTTGGGCCGGATTTAGGAGAAGAGGATGTGGGAGCGGAGGAGGTGAAAGGGGGGATTTGGGAGTTTGGGGGCTTACGTACGCGGAGGAGCAGAAGCGCAGCGGGGGGGCGAGGCGATCCACCAAACCGGAGGCTTTTGGCGGACTGGCTGGCGGGCGGTGCAGCAGGATTAAGGCTCGGCCCAAGAAGAACGAAGGCCGAGCGCGCAAACCCTAGCTAGATCTTTGGTTGGTTTGGGGGAAAGACGGGGAGGAGCGGAGGGGTGACGgtgagagagagtgagagagagagattaaCCGGAGGGGCCTGCGGGTGCGGGGATCGAATGGGCTCGCGGCCCACGGTGATGGGCTCAGCTGGCGCGCGCGTGACGCTGGCGGCGGGCCAGGTGGGGGCCTCCCCGCGCTGGCTGGGTGCTTTTTTGCTTTTTGTGCGGGCGGTTTCTTGTCTTTTTGGTGGTGGCCAACtgggaatttttttaaaaagggggttaaaaatttaaatttgaaaaacgGGTGCCGATTTGCAAAATTTTcaaaaaatgggtacctcccgcccatccaactgCCGGGAGGTGCCAAATCTTTTTCCAGACCCCTCCCGAGAGTCTCTTCGTGAATAAGAAATTTTTTTTATTCATGAAGAGGCCCCTCCCGCGGCGGCAAAGGCATCCCGGCGGGCGGTGCTCGAATTTATGTCTTTCTTATTTTTTATtcaaatttatgttttacaaattATTTAGAATttatacttttttcaaatacaagatttattcgtcatactcttttgtatacatataaaattttagttcaattttacgaagaaaatTACGGTAACTAAAACTCGTCTAAAGATGCTTAAGCGATAATATTTTGCAACGTAAAATCCAAATATTATGATAGTACAATACATCAAGCcagtaaaaataaaatagtatgatacaaaaaacagtttaaatatacagagtccaccgaatcagaagtatctactccgcctgtcccggtcctcgcgctctcttgttCCTCCCCTCTAGTCttaggccgtcggcgtatgtgcccCTCCGAGTACATGAGTGCATCTGGAGCATGGTGAGgatgaggcggaggaggcgccggcgtgaacgggtcatcctgggtCTGTGGAAGTGGAGCGTCATACATCTAGGAGGGGCCAATAATGTCTGGCCCGGTGTCGCCGCCTCCAACTCCGACAAACTGATGCAGCCGCcatcccagtccggcacaccgaacagAACACCGTGTGCCGGAGCTCCCATCGACCACGCATGCTGAGTAAAGCCTTGAGAATACGGATCAGCTGGCGTCGAACCCGgcgggagagacgttcctgaagcataggcgccaaacgtctgaggttCCATTCCTGCAAGAGGAGGCCCCATTGCCATCGAGTGCATCactataaaaacaaacgaaattagtcATGTAAATCAAAattgatcgaaatggcaattgtaaaggacttacagctcgaacacgcggcagtaccgctggacgctgcgtgcggtgctgcagaggtcgatgggccagctgtgtacacgtgggcggacgcatgagatgaactggaggcccccacgtcgtctctgctgCAACACGTTAGTGCTCGTAGCGCTCGCGCAAGTTATCATGAATACGACGAAAGCTCtctttgtactgtgcctccggtacacaTACTCCACGGTCAAACAACATGATCTGAGATGCAG
Protein-coding sequences here:
- the LOC112893429 gene encoding zinc finger BED domain-containing protein RICESLEEPER 2-like; protein product: MAEETANDTQVAQENEVALNDEAVQADELVHTEDMAQADELIQGEEINQGDELAHDDDFVQGNELVVAEETTPRTGIRRRRKKSLVWEHFTIEEVAGGATRACCNLCKQTFAYSSGSKIAGTSHLKRHITLGSCPKIKNQEQRLALPSAGGTDNDGEGTVERRTKRRYRYTGYANAAFDQDRSCSYLAKMIIQHDYPLHIVQQPAFGTFIESLQPRFKIVDVDTMEGEVYAVYQKEKVNLLQAFNTMPGRISLTIGLWTTSQTLGYVSLAGQFIDSEWKVHRRMLSFMMVSSPHSENALSEAISMTLSDWNMKDKLFTITLDNECSSHDIYSANLRDYLSNKNNLMLKGQLFVVRCYAHILNAVAQDVIASIHGVIYNIRESIKFIKASSAREEKFAEIALQLEIPSTKTLCLDVTTQWNTTYLMLLAALDYKQAFTTLETCDDNYNEAPSGEDWKKVEAACTYLKLLYDSAHSIMASTNPTSNLFFHEAWKLQLELSNGTGHEDPVFSSIAKDMHERFDKYWKDCSLVLAIAVVMDPRFKMKLVEFSYSKIYGAEVEKYVKVVNDAVHELYKEYVAQPLPLTPAYAEQGEANNGPANANNSQGAPGSTGDGLLDFDMYLSEIQSSQPSKSELEQYLDESLTPRMQEFDILNWWKLNTVKFPTLSKMARDILAIPMSMVSSGSSIFTAGTGSHMLDDYRSSLRPEIVEALVCAKDWLQYSPAAKDAPSSALVKAEGS